A part of Chroicocephalus ridibundus chromosome 5, bChrRid1.1, whole genome shotgun sequence genomic DNA contains:
- the TNIP2 gene encoding TNFAIP3-interacting protein 2 → MHLGGLLLALEKKEKGEQRDHSSPSPAMCSVSEASSTEPLAARFRQVEETLEKLHRENRSLKNKVPRYNALCTLYHESAQQLKHLQLQLAAKEATIRELRATIREQQQAAAGAEAGAAGAEPAPSLVESLLEQLGQAREQLRDSQRLSATKMEALSQEVQRLNQQLEEKNGEIQQMINQPPYEKEREILRLQKSLAEREKAQATSDVLCRSLTDETHQLQRKLASTAEMCQHLAKCLEEKQRKEKGNSDDQIPTERSNQLLDNETSLQALICNLQDENRMLKQKVAHVEDLNAKWQKYDASRDEYVKRLHLQLKEMKSQLEQQQHGVTPAQTNSDLMHKEIFRLNKLLEEKMNECIKTKRELEDVKKASEGDNERIQMLEQQVLVYKDDFTSERSDRERAQSKIQELQAEVACLQHQLARRQDSRDTSSHFRVHIGNQNHMYVQTNVEHLRGNSPGQTGTRRTPSQSEQASPPVDNGNSGSEGRAQGELRCPHCMRFFSDELSDEFLKHVAECCQ, encoded by the exons ATGCACCTGGGCGGATTACTGCTGGccctggagaagaaagagaagggggagCAGCGTGACCACAGCTCCCCTTCCCCGGCCATGTGCTCGGTAAGCGAGGCGAGCAGCACGGAGCCCTTGGCGGCCCGCTTCAGGCAGGTGGAGGAGACGCTGGAGAAGCTGCACCGGGAGAACCGGAGCCTGAAGAACAAAGTCCCTCGCTACAACGCGCTCTGCACCTTGTACCACGAGTCCGCGCAGCAGCTGAAgcacctccagctgcagctggccGCCAAGGAGGCCACCATCCGGGAGCTGCGGGCCACCAtccgggagcagcagcaggcggcggcgggcgccgaggcgggggcggcgggcgcagAGCCGGCCCCCTCGCTGGTGGAGAgcctgctggagcagctggggcaggccagggagcagctgagggacagCCAGCGACTGTCGGCGACGAAAATGGAAGCGCTGAGCCAG GAAGTACAGAGGTTGAATCAGCAACTAGAGGAGAAAAATGGAGAGATACAGCAAATGATAAATCAGCCTCCAtatgaaaaggagagagaaatcttACGACTTCAGAAGAGcttggcagagagagagaaggctcAGGCCACCAGCGATGTTTTGTGCCGTTCACTCACTGACGAAACTCACCAACTTCAACGCAAATTGGCATCCACAGCAGAAATGTGTCAACATCTGGCAAAATGTctagaagagaagcaaagaaaagagaaggggaattCAGATGACCAGATACCTACCGAAAGATCTAATCAG CTTTTAGACAATGAAACTTCACTTCAAGCTCTTATCTGCAACCTACAAGATGAAAACAGGATGTTAAAACAAAAAGTGGCTCAC GTGGAAGACTTAAATGCAAAATGGCAGAAATACGATGCGAGTAGGGATGAGTATGTGAAGCGACTCCACTTGCAGCTAAAAGAGATGAAGTCACaactggagcagcagcagcacggtgTAACACCCGCACAAACGAATTCTGACCTGATGCACAAGGAGATATTCCGGTTAAACAAGctactggaagaaaaaatgaatgaatgcataaaaacaaagagagaatTAGAAGATGTGAAGAAGGCTAGCGAAGGAGATAACGAGCGCATACAAATGCTGGAGCAACAG GTCCTAGTTTATAAAGATGATTTCACATCTGAGAGATCAGACAGAGAACGAGCACAGAGTAAAATACAAGAGCTTCAGGCAGAAGTTGCATGTCTTCAACACCAGCTAGCAAGAAGACAG GACTCAAGAGACACAAGCAGTCATTTCAGAGTTCACATTGGTAACCAAAATCATATGTACGTACAGACGAACGTTGAACATCTACGAGGCAATAGCCCAGGCCAAACAGGCACGAGAAGAACACCTTCACAGTCTGAACAAGCTTCTCCTC